Proteins from a single region of Hordeum vulgare subsp. vulgare chromosome 6H, MorexV3_pseudomolecules_assembly, whole genome shotgun sequence:
- the LOC123402290 gene encoding pheophytinase, chloroplastic: MSVASASAAALRSSSGRRCGVGTGLNGGNKFLMMQRRDLLTKGVALSVSSSLLASSTSSDGAAAQALERLPFKADGYSFWTWRGRRIHYVEQGSGQPIVLIHGFGASAFHWRYNIPELAKKYKVYAVDLLGFGWSEKALVEYDATIWMEQVSDFLREVVQSPSVVVGNSLGGFTTLFAATEVPELVRGVVLLNSAGQFGDPNAPPKAEEAAEEEVSAVTRLIVKPLKEAFQRVVLGFLFWQAKQPARVEKVLKSVYKDPSNVDEYLISSITAPTADPNAGEVYYRLMSRFMANQSRYTLDKLLGKLTCPLLLLWGDLDPWVGPAKAARIHEFYANSTVVNLQAGHCPHDEAPEQFNAALLQWLASLEEEAGDKPAEPSLQVV, encoded by the exons ATGTCCGTCGCGTCCGCTTCCGCGGCCGCCCTCCGGTCCTCGTCCGGCCGCCGCTGCGGCGTCGGGACTGGCCTCAACG GAGGCAACAAGTTTCTGATGATGCAGAGGAGGGACCTATTGACCAAGGGGGTAGCGCTCTCCGTCTCCTCCTCGCTGctcgcctcctccacctcctccgacGGCGCCGCTGCTCAAG CATTGGAGAGGCTGCCGTTCAAGGCGGACGGGTACAGCTTCTGGACGTGGAGGGGCCGCAGGATACACTACGTGGAGCAAGGGTCCGGCCAGCCCATCGTGCTCATCCACGGCTTCGGCGCGTCGGCGTTCCATTGGAG GTACAACATCCCGGAGCTGGCCAAGAAGTACAAGGTGTACGCCGTGGACCTGCTGGGCTTTGGCTGGAGCGAGAAGGCGCTGGTGGAGTACGACGCCACCATCTGGATGGAGCAGGTCTCCGACTTCCTCAGGGAGGTCGTCCAGTCGCCATCCGTCGTCGTCGGCAACAG CTTAGGTGGCTTCACGACGTTGTTCGCGGCGACGGAGGTGCCGGAGCTGGTCCGGGGCGTCGTGCTGCTCAACTCCGCCGGCCAGTTCGGAGACCCCAACGCACCACCCAAGGCTgaagaggcggcggaggaggaggtgagcGCGGTGACGAGGCTCATCGTGAAGCCGCTCAAGGAGGCGTTCCAGCGGGTCGTGCTCGGGTTCCTCTTCTGGCAGGCCAAGCAGCCGGCCAGGGTCGAGAAAGTCCTCAAAAGC GTGTACAAAGATCCGAGCAACGTGGACGAGTACCTGATAAGCTCGATCACGGCGCCGACGGCCGACCCGAACGCCGGCGAGGTGTACTACAGGCTCATGTCGCGGTTCATGGCGAACCAGAGCCGGTACACGCTGGACAAGCTGCTGGGGAAGCTGACGTGCCCGCTGCTGCTGCTGTGGGGGGACCTGGACCCGTGGGTCGGCCCGGCCAAGGCGGCGCGGATCCACGAGTTCTACGCCAACTCCACCGTCGTCAACCTGCAGGCCGGGCACTGCCCGCACGACGAGGCGCCGGAGCAGTTCAACGCGGCGCTGCTCCAGTGGCTCGCGTcactggaggaggaggccggcgacaAGCCGGCCGAGCCCAGCCTCCAGGTCGTCTGA